In the genome of Rhodoferax fermentans, one region contains:
- a CDS encoding MFS transporter produces the protein MGLARLIGGHICLHACMAGMRLASPLLALREGYSALAVGTLLALFALTQVFLAMPAGRYTDRHGFKRPMRLAVGMASAGAALAFVFPVFPVLCLSALMTGGATGVASICVQRHVGRSAQDTTQLKSMFSWLSIGPALANFVGPLVAGILIDQGGFRLSFACLACFPLMTWLWVRHTLELPPVVAQPGGKKGRAWDLMREPMMRRLMLVNWLLSSCWDVHTFVVPVLGHERGVSASAIGAILGGFALAATAVRVVLPFLVAHLREWVVVTGAMLSTALLFAIYPLTHSAWAMAVCSALLGLSLGSVQPMIMSTLHQITPEARHGEALGFRLMAINASSVFMPMLFGTAGAALGVSLVFWTVGTAVGLGARSAWFLRPPPKAGAAQP, from the coding sequence ATGGGTCTGGCACGGCTGATCGGTGGCCATATCTGTCTGCACGCCTGTATGGCCGGTATGCGCCTCGCGTCACCTCTGCTGGCCCTGCGTGAGGGCTACAGCGCCCTGGCCGTGGGCACGCTGCTGGCCTTGTTTGCGCTGACACAGGTGTTCCTGGCCATGCCTGCCGGGCGTTACACCGACCGCCATGGTTTCAAAAGGCCGATGAGGCTGGCTGTCGGCATGGCCAGTGCAGGTGCGGCGTTGGCCTTTGTGTTCCCGGTGTTTCCGGTCTTGTGCCTGAGCGCCTTGATGACCGGTGGCGCCACCGGGGTGGCATCGATCTGTGTGCAGCGCCATGTCGGGCGCTCGGCGCAAGACACGACGCAGCTTAAGTCCATGTTCAGTTGGCTGTCGATTGGCCCGGCACTGGCCAATTTTGTCGGGCCGTTGGTGGCGGGTATCCTGATTGACCAGGGTGGTTTCAGGCTGAGCTTTGCCTGCCTGGCGTGTTTTCCGCTGATGACCTGGCTGTGGGTGCGTCACACCCTGGAGTTGCCGCCGGTGGTGGCCCAGCCGGGTGGCAAAAAAGGTCGCGCCTGGGACCTGATGCGCGAGCCCATGATGCGCCGCCTGATGCTGGTGAACTGGCTGCTGTCGTCCTGCTGGGATGTGCACACCTTTGTGGTGCCGGTGCTCGGGCATGAGCGCGGCGTCAGCGCCTCGGCCATCGGTGCGATTCTGGGTGGGTTTGCGCTGGCGGCCACGGCCGTGCGGGTGGTGTTGCCGTTTTTGGTGGCCCACCTGCGTGAATGGGTGGTGGTGACCGGCGCCATGCTCAGCACCGCGCTCTTGTTTGCCATCTACCCGCTGACCCACTCGGCCTGGGCCATGGCCGTGTGTTCGGCGCTGCTGGGGCTGTCCCTGGGTTCGGTACAGCCAATGATCATGAGCACCTTGCACCAGATCACCCCGGAGGCGCGCCACGGCGAGGCGCTGGGCTTTCGGCTGATGGCCATCAATGCCTCCAGTGTGTTCATGCCGATGTTGTTTGGCACCGCTGGTGCCGCCCTGGGCGTGTCGCTGGTGTTCTGGACCGTGGGCACCGCGGTGGGCCTGGGCGCACGCTCAGCCTGGTTTTTGCGCCCGCCACCCAAAGCGGGCGCGGCGCAGCCCTGA
- a CDS encoding TIGR00730 family Rossman fold protein, with translation MEHTQPLTQHVTEHKLADALADLLHHPVEETVLHPNAYRLAFADPEFLLRRDTRGIRIQLEMLKPEIDQSEQGIDNTIVVFGSARFPSPETADAAMRAALACADPADIQLAQRHLRNARYYDQARLFARLVATYSNDQTHSAKLYICTGGGPGIMEAANRGAHELGAPTVGLNIALPHEQSANPYVTPSLSFKFHYFAIRKMHFMMRAKALVAFPGGFGTLDELFEVITLVQTRKAQPVPIVLFGSDYWKRLLNIDVMVEEGVISPEDLKLFHYVDTPEAAWDVIKHFYAL, from the coding sequence ATGGAACACACCCAACCTCTGACCCAACACGTCACCGAACACAAGCTGGCTGACGCCCTGGCTGATCTGTTGCACCACCCCGTCGAAGAGACGGTGCTGCACCCGAATGCCTACCGACTGGCCTTTGCCGACCCCGAATTCCTGCTGCGCCGCGACACCCGTGGCATCCGCATCCAGCTGGAAATGCTCAAACCCGAGATCGACCAGAGTGAACAAGGCATCGACAACACCATCGTGGTGTTTGGCAGCGCCCGTTTTCCTTCACCCGAAACCGCCGACGCCGCCATGCGGGCCGCCCTGGCCTGCGCCGACCCGGCCGACATCCAGCTGGCCCAGCGCCACCTGCGTAACGCCCGCTACTACGACCAGGCACGCCTGTTTGCCCGGCTGGTGGCCACCTACAGCAACGACCAGACCCACAGCGCCAAACTCTACATCTGCACAGGTGGTGGCCCCGGCATCATGGAAGCGGCCAACCGGGGTGCCCACGAGCTGGGCGCACCCACCGTGGGGCTCAACATTGCACTGCCGCATGAGCAGTCGGCCAACCCCTATGTCACGCCCTCGCTGAGCTTCAAGTTCCACTATTTTGCGATCCGCAAGATGCATTTCATGATGCGCGCCAAGGCGCTGGTGGCCTTCCCTGGCGGTTTTGGCACGCTCGATGAGCTGTTTGAAGTGATCACCCTGGTGCAGACACGCAAAGCCCAACCGGTGCCCATCGTGCTGTTTGGCAGTGACTACTGGAAACGCCTGCTCAACATCGATGTGATGGTGGAAGAAGGGGTGATCTCACCCGAAGACCTCAAGCTGTTCCACTACGTCGACACGCCCGAAGCCGCCTGGGACGTGATCAAACACTTTTACGCGCTGTAA
- the earP gene encoding elongation factor P maturation arginine rhamnosyltransferase EarP, whose translation MKLPPAQPKLHWDIFCRVIDNFGDIGVCWRLCVDLAQRGQTVRLWVDDASALAWMAPDGTPGVTVLPWTSPFTQHGQTPGDVLVEAFGCEIDPEFIAAYAHKIRATDQKSQWINLEYLSAEAYVARCHTLPSPVMFGPGQGLAKHFFYPGFTSDTGGLLREADLLQRQASFERSAWLTTQGITWQGQRLVSLFCYEPAGLPDLLHTLAADDRPTQLLVTAGRASAAVRRLVEHEISLQPFINKGQQLSISYLPLLSQTDYDHLLWACDINFVRGEDSLVRALWAGKPLVWQIYPQDDDAHHHKLHAFLDWLHAPPTLRHAHQRWNGLPGRGTDDGTAPLFTTEDERTWQAACQRARQTLLQQNDLASQLLDFMTKTH comes from the coding sequence ATGAAATTGCCACCTGCTCAGCCCAAATTGCACTGGGACATTTTTTGCCGCGTGATCGACAACTTTGGTGACATCGGCGTCTGCTGGCGCCTGTGTGTGGATCTGGCACAACGCGGCCAGACCGTGCGGCTCTGGGTCGACGATGCCTCTGCCCTGGCCTGGATGGCGCCCGATGGCACGCCCGGTGTGACGGTGCTGCCCTGGACCAGCCCTTTCACACAACACGGTCAGACGCCCGGCGATGTGCTGGTGGAAGCCTTTGGCTGCGAGATTGATCCTGAATTCATAGCGGCATACGCCCACAAAATAAGGGCTACAGACCAGAAAAGCCAGTGGATCAACCTCGAATACCTGAGTGCCGAGGCCTATGTGGCGCGCTGCCACACCCTGCCCTCACCCGTGATGTTTGGGCCGGGCCAAGGGCTTGCCAAACATTTTTTCTACCCTGGCTTCACCTCCGACACCGGCGGCCTGTTGCGCGAAGCCGATCTGCTGCAGCGCCAGGCCAGTTTCGAGCGCAGCGCCTGGTTAACAACTCAAGGCATAACCTGGCAAGGCCAGCGCCTGGTCTCGCTGTTTTGTTACGAACCTGCAGGCCTGCCCGATTTGCTACACACCTTGGCTGCGGACGACAGACCCACACAGCTGTTGGTGACCGCAGGGCGGGCCAGTGCTGCGGTGCGCCGCTTGGTTGAGCATGAAATTAGCCTCCAGCCCTTTATCAACAAGGGCCAGCAGCTCTCAATTTCATACCTTCCGTTACTGTCACAAACCGACTACGACCACCTGCTGTGGGCCTGTGACATCAATTTTGTGCGCGGCGAAGACTCGTTGGTGCGCGCCCTGTGGGCTGGCAAACCCTTGGTCTGGCAGATCTACCCGCAAGACGATGATGCCCACCACCACAAGCTCCACGCTTTCCTGGACTGGCTGCACGCACCACCCACATTGCGCCACGCACACCAGCGCTGGAACGGTTTGCCGGGTAGGGGCACCGATGACGGCACCGCGCCACTGTTCACGACCGAAGACGAGCGAACTTGGCAAGCTGCCTGCCAGCGCGCCAGGCAAACGCTGCTGCAGCAAAACGATCTGGCAAGCCAATTGCTCGATTTCATGACAAAAACCCACTAA
- the efp gene encoding elongation factor P, which translates to MKIAQEIRAGNVIMQGKDPMVVLKTEYARGGRGAATVRMKLKSLIANFGTEVVFRADDKMDQVILDKKDCTYSYFADPMYVCMDAEYNQYEVEAENMGDALNYLEDGMEVEVVFYDGKAISVELPTTVVREITWTEPAVKGDTSGKVLKPAKIATGFEVGVPIFVAQGDKVEIDTRTGEYRKRV; encoded by the coding sequence ATGAAAATCGCTCAAGAAATTCGCGCCGGCAACGTCATCATGCAAGGCAAAGACCCGATGGTCGTCCTGAAAACCGAATACGCCCGCGGTGGCCGCGGTGCCGCCACGGTGCGCATGAAGCTCAAGAGCCTGATCGCCAACTTCGGCACCGAAGTTGTGTTCCGGGCCGATGACAAGATGGACCAAGTCATTCTGGACAAAAAAGATTGCACCTACTCCTACTTTGCCGACCCGATGTACGTGTGTATGGACGCTGAGTACAACCAGTACGAAGTGGAAGCAGAGAACATGGGCGACGCGCTGAACTACCTCGAAGACGGCATGGAAGTCGAAGTGGTGTTCTACGACGGCAAGGCCATCTCGGTTGAACTGCCCACCACCGTGGTGCGTGAAATCACCTGGACCGAACCCGCCGTCAAGGGTGACACCTCTGGCAAGGTTCTGAAACCCGCAAAAATCGCAACTGGCTTTGAAGTCGGTGTGCCAATTTTTGTGGCTCAAGGCGACAAGGTCGAAATCGACACCCGTACTGGCGAATACCGCAAACGGGTCTAA
- the pgsA gene encoding CDP-diacylglycerol--glycerol-3-phosphate 3-phosphatidyltransferase, which produces MFWTIPTLMTWARIAAIPLIVGVFYLPIEPAHRNEIATVMFVVFAATDWLDGFLARRLNQVSAFGAFLDPVADKFLVCACVLVLVHLGRADVFVGLIIIGREIAISALREWMAQIGASRSVAVHMIGKLKTTAQMVAIPFLLYDGLLFGLIDTHLWGVWLIWLAAIMTVWSMVYYLQKALPEIRAKVK; this is translated from the coding sequence ATGTTCTGGACCATTCCTACCCTCATGACCTGGGCGCGTATTGCGGCCATTCCCTTGATCGTTGGTGTGTTTTACCTGCCGATTGAGCCAGCCCACCGCAATGAGATTGCCACCGTGATGTTTGTGGTGTTTGCTGCTACGGATTGGCTTGACGGTTTTCTGGCACGCCGGCTCAACCAGGTCTCGGCCTTTGGTGCCTTTCTGGACCCGGTCGCTGACAAGTTTCTGGTCTGTGCCTGTGTGTTGGTGCTGGTGCACCTTGGGCGCGCTGACGTGTTTGTCGGGCTGATCATCATTGGCCGCGAGATCGCCATATCAGCGCTGCGCGAGTGGATGGCGCAGATTGGTGCTTCGCGCAGTGTCGCGGTGCACATGATTGGCAAACTCAAAACCACCGCCCAAATGGTGGCGATCCCGTTTCTGCTGTATGACGGGCTGCTGTTCGGCTTGATCGACACCCATCTCTGGGGTGTCTGGCTGATCTGGCTGGCCGCGATCATGACCGTCTGGTCGATGGTGTATTACCTGCAAAAAGCCCTTCCGGAAATCCGCGCCAAGGTCAAGTAA
- the uvrC gene encoding excinuclease ABC subunit UvrC — protein sequence MSDLPEKPVPSVDPVKLPAELPPVVTLSPDGGEPEAPAGAHPEQLLSDVASLPALPGVYRYFDAQGQVLYVGKAINLKKRVSSYFQKNHGGTRIGHMVGKIVRLETTVVRSEAEALLLENNLIKTLNPKYNILFRDDKSYPYLKISAPAPLPKDSSLLAKKGAPGPLSARAAGPKDTASSVTRINGDWFPRVSYYRGAVEKKHHYFGPYPSAWAVKEAILLMQKVFKLRTCEESVFANRTRPCLLYQIKRCSGPCVGHISPADYAQDVADAERFLNGDAQEVMSSLQARMMAHADKLEFEQAAELRNQTSALSSVLHQQSVDNVSDRDVDILAVKVQGGRACVNLAMVRGGRHLGDRPYFPVQVQDGAALELEDEGAEVRSVESQILDAFIAQHYLNVPVPPSLVVSSPVDKALLKALTAQTGIKVSAVHAPREQRRVWLEMAQTNANLQLARLLSEEGSQQARTRALYEALDLGLDDLDELRIECFDISHTAGESTQASCVVFHHHKMQNAEYRRYKITDITPGDDYAAMRQVLLRRYGKLAEVLQEAKRTGETPPGTGRLPDLVLVDGGKGQVSMAREVFVQLGLDLSLIVGVEKGEGRRIGLEELVFADGREKVYLGKDSAALMLVAQIRDEAHRFAITGMRAARAKVRMDGGKLEDIPGIGPKRRARLLQRFGGVRGVAMASVDDMASVEGISHELAEEIYRALH from the coding sequence ATGTCTGATTTGCCTGAAAAACCCGTGCCATCCGTTGACCCCGTCAAGCTGCCTGCCGAACTGCCGCCCGTTGTGACCCTCAGCCCCGATGGTGGGGAGCCAGAGGCGCCAGCGGGCGCCCATCCCGAGCAACTGCTCAGCGATGTGGCGAGCCTGCCCGCGCTACCGGGGGTCTACCGTTACTTTGATGCGCAGGGACAAGTCTTGTATGTTGGCAAGGCGATCAACCTCAAAAAACGGGTATCGAGTTATTTCCAGAAGAACCACGGCGGCACCCGCATTGGCCACATGGTGGGCAAGATTGTGCGGCTGGAGACCACGGTGGTGCGCTCCGAGGCCGAGGCGCTGCTGCTTGAAAACAACCTGATCAAGACGCTCAACCCCAAGTACAACATCCTGTTTCGGGACGACAAAAGTTACCCCTACCTCAAGATCAGCGCCCCGGCACCGTTGCCCAAAGACAGCAGCCTTCTTGCAAAAAAAGGAGCGCCTGGCCCTTTATCAGCAAGGGCTGCAGGCCCAAAAGACACAGCATCCTCGGTGACCCGCATCAACGGCGACTGGTTTCCACGGGTGTCCTACTACCGGGGTGCGGTCGAGAAAAAACACCATTACTTTGGCCCCTACCCCAGTGCCTGGGCGGTCAAGGAGGCAATTTTGCTGATGCAAAAGGTGTTCAAGTTACGCACCTGCGAGGAGTCGGTGTTTGCCAACCGCACCCGGCCTTGTTTGTTGTACCAGATCAAACGCTGCTCCGGCCCCTGTGTGGGTCACATTTCACCCGCCGACTACGCCCAGGATGTGGCGGACGCCGAACGGTTTTTGAATGGCGACGCACAGGAGGTGATGAGCAGCCTGCAGGCACGCATGATGGCGCACGCCGACAAACTCGAGTTCGAACAGGCGGCCGAGCTGCGCAACCAGACTTCGGCGCTATCCAGCGTGTTGCACCAGCAAAGTGTGGACAACGTCAGCGACCGCGATGTCGACATCCTCGCGGTCAAGGTGCAGGGCGGGCGCGCCTGTGTCAACCTGGCCATGGTGCGGGGCGGGCGCCATCTGGGAGACCGTCCTTATTTCCCAGTGCAGGTGCAAGACGGCGCCGCGCTGGAGCTGGAGGACGAGGGCGCTGAGGTCCGATCAGTCGAATCACAGATCCTGGACGCCTTCATCGCCCAGCATTACCTGAATGTGCCGGTGCCACCCTCGCTGGTGGTCAGCAGCCCGGTGGACAAGGCGCTGCTCAAAGCGCTGACCGCACAAACCGGCATCAAGGTCTCGGCAGTGCATGCGCCGCGTGAACAGCGCCGGGTCTGGCTGGAGATGGCGCAAACCAATGCCAACTTACAACTGGCCCGGCTGTTGTCTGAAGAAGGCTCCCAACAGGCGCGCACCCGAGCGCTGTATGAGGCGCTGGATCTGGGCTTGGACGACCTGGACGAACTGCGCATCGAGTGTTTTGACATTTCGCACACTGCGGGTGAGTCAACCCAGGCCTCGTGTGTGGTGTTTCACCACCACAAGATGCAAAACGCCGAGTACCGGCGCTACAAAATCACTGACATCACACCTGGCGACGACTACGCCGCGATGCGCCAAGTGCTGTTGCGCCGTTACGGCAAGTTGGCCGAGGTCTTGCAGGAAGCCAAACGCACGGGTGAAACCCCTCCGGGCACCGGTCGTCTGCCGGACCTGGTGCTGGTCGATGGTGGCAAGGGCCAGGTCAGCATGGCGCGTGAGGTGTTTGTGCAGCTGGGGCTCGATCTGTCGCTGATCGTGGGGGTTGAAAAAGGTGAGGGCAGGCGTATCGGCCTGGAAGAGCTGGTGTTTGCCGATGGGCGCGAGAAGGTCTACCTGGGCAAGGATTCGGCGGCGCTGATGCTGGTGGCGCAGATCCGCGACGAGGCCCACCGTTTTGCCATCACCGGCATGCGCGCCGCACGTGCCAAGGTGCGTATGGACGGTGGCAAGCTCGAAGACATCCCCGGCATCGGCCCCAAACGGCGTGCCCGGCTGTTGCAGCGTTTTGGCGGTGTGCGGGGGGTGGCGATGGCGTCTGTGGATGACATGGCCAGTGTCGAAGGCATCTCGCATGAACTGGCGGAAGAAATCTATCGGGCGTTGCACTGA